The following DNA comes from Streptomyces sp. NBC_00273.
CCAGGGCGCCCAGGGACGCGCCGAGGACGCGCGTGGTCTTGGTCATGGAGGTACTCCGTTCGAGGCGATGGACAGGAATCAGCGGGACGCCGCCGCCCGCGGCAGCAGCAGCCGGTCCGCCGCCACCAGCGCGCCCTCCACCAGCAGGGCGAGCGCGGCCACCAGCAGGGCGCCCGCGACGACCTGCGGGGTGTTGTACGTGTTGAAGCCGGCGGTGATGATCCGGCCGAGGCCGCCCTGGCCGACCATGGCGGCGATCGTGGCCGTGGCGATGACCTGCACGGCGCCCGAGCGCAGCCCGGTCATCACCATGGCGCGCGCGAGGGGCAGTTCGACGCGCAGGAAGAGCTGGGTCCCGGACATGCCCATGCCGCGGGCCGCCTCCACGACCGAGCGGTCCACCTCGCGCATGCCGACGTACGCGTTGGTCAGCAGCGGTGGAACGGCGAAGAGCACGAGCGCGGCGATGGTGGGCAGGTAGCCGGCGTTGCGCAGCGGGGAGACCATGAACAGCGCCAGCACCGCGAAGACGGGGACGGCCCGGCCGATGTTGGAGATGTTGATCGCGAGGGTGCCGCCCTTGCCGAGGTGGCCGAGGAGCAGGCCGATCGGCAGCGCCACCGCGCAGGCGATCGCGAGCGCGACCGCGCTGACGTAGACGTGCTCGCCGAGCCGGTGCCAGACACCGCTCTCCCCCGACCAGTTGGCCCCGTTCGCCAGCCAGTCCCAGGCCCCTGTGATCACGTCCACGACTTCAGGCCTCCTTCGCCGGAGCCGCAGCGGACGCCGATGCCGATGCCGATGACGGCGACGGCGACGAAGCCGCGGGCCGGGCGCCGGCCCGGGTCCACGGGGTGAGCAGCCGCTGTACGCCGAGCAGCAGCAGGTCGGCCACGAGCGCGAGCAGCACGCACAGCACCGAGGCGGTGAGCACCTGCGCCTTGAAGGAGCTGTTCACGGCCGGGGCAATGAGATTGCCGAGGCCGCCCTTGCCGACGATGGAGCCGACCGTGGTCAGCGCGACCGTCGAGACGGTCGCGATCCGGACCCCGGCGAGCAGCGCGGGCAGCGCGAGCGGCAGTTCGACCTGCCACAGCAGGCGCCCCGGGCCGTACCCCATGCCGCGGGCGGCCTCCCGCACGTCCTCGGGGACGGCCTCCAGGCCGGCCAGGACGTTGCGGACCAGGATCGTCAGCGAGTACAGCACCAGCCCGGTCACCACCAGCGCCGCCGAGAGTCCGAAGACCGGCAGCAGCAGGGAGAACATGGCAAGCGAGGGGATCGTGTAGAGGAGGGTGGTCAGGCCCAGGACGGGCGCCGCCCAGTGGCGGCCGCGGCGGGCCAGCAGGGCGAGCGGCACGGACACGGCGATGCCGATCAGGACCGACACGCCCGTGATCCAGATGTGTTCGAGGGTGGCGTCGGTGAGCTCCTGGGAGCGGGAGGTGACGTAGTCCCAGCAGATCCAGTCGTTCGCCACCAGGCAGTTCTGTGCCGCCATGCCCCTCACCCCCCACCCGTCATTCGAACGTACGCATTCACGGTCACCCGTTACGGCGACCCTAACCCCCGCCACCCCCAATGGCCGGAATCCTTCGCAGGGGGGCAACACGCCCTTCACAAATCACCGGCCGCCGTGCGGAAAGATGGGTTCGTGATCCGATTCGAGCACGTGACCAAGCGCTACCCCGACGGGACGACAGCCGTCGAGGACCTGTCCTTCGAGGTGGCGGAGGGTGAGCTGGTCACGCTCGTGGGACCGTCCGGCTGCGGCAAGACGACCACGATGAAGATGGTCAACCGGCTGATCGACCCGACCTCCGGCCGGATCCTGCTGAACGGCGAGGACATCGCGGCCGCCGATCCGGTCGAGCTGCGCCGCCGGATCGGGTACGTCATCCAGCAGGTCGGGCTCTTCCCGCACAAGACGGTGCTGGAGAACACGGCGACCGTGCCGCAGCTGATCGGCACCCCGAAGGCGCGGGCCCGCGCCCGGGCGGCCGAGCTGCTGGAACTGGTGGGCCTCGACCCGGCCGTGTACGGGGGCCGGTACCCGGAGCAGCTGTCCGGCGGGCAGCGCCAGCGCGTCGGCGTGGCCCGCGCGCTCGCCGCCGATCCGCCGGTGCTGCTGATGGACGAGCCGTTCGGCGCGGTGGACCCGGTGGTGCGCGAGCGGCTGCAGAACGAGTTCCTGACCCTGCAGAAAACGGTGCGCAAGACGATCCTGCTGGTCACCCACGACCTGGAGGAGGCGATCCGGCTCGGCGACCGCATCGCGGTCTACGGCACCGGCACCATCGAGCAGTTCGCCCGCCCGGCGGCCGTGCTCGGGGCGCCCGCCACCGACTACGTGGCCTCCTTCGTCGGCGCCGACCGGGGGCTCAAGCGGCTCGCGGTCACCGCGGTCGGGGCGGCCGACCTGGCCCCGGCGCAGGGAGAGGATCCGGCGGCCTCGGTGGAGTTGGGGTCGACGCTGCGCGCGGCGCTCGCCGCCCTGCTGCAGGAGGACTCGGGGCGGATCGGCGTCACGGACCCCGAATCCGGCGCGCT
Coding sequences within:
- a CDS encoding ABC transporter permease, which translates into the protein MDVITGAWDWLANGANWSGESGVWHRLGEHVYVSAVALAIACAVALPIGLLLGHLGKGGTLAINISNIGRAVPVFAVLALFMVSPLRNAGYLPTIAALVLFAVPPLLTNAYVGMREVDRSVVEAARGMGMSGTQLFLRVELPLARAMVMTGLRSGAVQVIATATIAAMVGQGGLGRIITAGFNTYNTPQVVAGALLVAALALLVEGALVAADRLLLPRAAASR
- a CDS encoding ABC transporter permease; translated protein: MAAQNCLVANDWICWDYVTSRSQELTDATLEHIWITGVSVLIGIAVSVPLALLARRGRHWAAPVLGLTTLLYTIPSLAMFSLLLPVFGLSAALVVTGLVLYSLTILVRNVLAGLEAVPEDVREAARGMGYGPGRLLWQVELPLALPALLAGVRIATVSTVALTTVGSIVGKGGLGNLIAPAVNSSFKAQVLTASVLCVLLALVADLLLLGVQRLLTPWTRAGARPAASSPSPSSASASASAAAPAKEA
- a CDS encoding ABC transporter ATP-binding protein, translated to MIRFEHVTKRYPDGTTAVEDLSFEVAEGELVTLVGPSGCGKTTTMKMVNRLIDPTSGRILLNGEDIAAADPVELRRRIGYVIQQVGLFPHKTVLENTATVPQLIGTPKARARARAAELLELVGLDPAVYGGRYPEQLSGGQRQRVGVARALAADPPVLLMDEPFGAVDPVVRERLQNEFLTLQKTVRKTILLVTHDLEEAIRLGDRIAVYGTGTIEQFARPAAVLGAPATDYVASFVGADRGLKRLAVTAVGAADLAPAQGEDPAASVELGSTLRAALAALLQEDSGRIGVTDPESGALVGVLTPEGVHRALRRAQLQEA